The Candidatus Accumulibacter similis genome has a segment encoding these proteins:
- a CDS encoding methyl-accepting chemotaxis protein, with product MKTVFAPAIVLLNRLGYRSKFALMGVLALVAIAVLVWNLYHSLHRVIDSSRLELAGVQVIKPLTRAVQHLQVHRGLSSGVLSGNGEMKERRAARQGEVSAALKAVGESLSPRLAASESWKKILDDWASIEKDGLDLIQRENFLAHNRLIEDLLTFHMTLADEYALTNDPDIDVAYLIDSAIERSPQAIERMGQLRALGTGVLTRKQPLVLSQQVEFTVLLAELNVAVSGLRRNVDKTAQYHPALKPSLLASVADIGDAAAKVTALVNQDILSGTFATAPGDYFALTTASLEKAYKEMFETVLPTLERLLQERIDRAEGKLALSITVAVVILVLYAYVSVALYLAIIGSIDRLAANARTIATGDLAVRVELGTRDELKLVGDSLNDMLCAFRGLLQNVHGGAREVLDATRTLSASAADIKGSSGRQSQAAAAMATAIEAMRARIERLSADSRDADRIASRAGELSAEGGQVVGDVVREIERIAEVVKQSAAIVGELGSRSERISAIVNVIKEIADQTNLLALNAAIEAARAGESGRGFAVVADEVRKLAERTARSTQEISEMITAIQSGTQDAVASMKLGVSRVAEGVTLATRAGQSITEIGGNAAQVVSKVAGISQALHEQNAASSDIARNVDSVARMAEANNDAVAGNAATAAQLEQLSASLEHEVSRFRLG from the coding sequence CGCGCCGTGCAGCACCTGCAGGTACACCGCGGACTGTCTTCCGGAGTCCTCAGCGGCAACGGGGAGATGAAGGAGCGGCGGGCGGCGCGGCAGGGTGAGGTCAGCGCGGCGCTGAAAGCCGTCGGCGAGAGCCTTTCGCCAAGGCTCGCGGCAAGCGAATCGTGGAAGAAGATCCTCGACGACTGGGCCAGCATCGAGAAGGACGGCCTCGACCTGATACAGCGCGAGAACTTCCTGGCGCACAACCGGCTGATCGAGGATCTTCTCACCTTCCACATGACGCTTGCCGACGAATACGCGCTGACCAACGATCCCGACATCGATGTCGCCTACCTGATCGACAGCGCCATCGAGCGATCGCCCCAGGCGATCGAGCGCATGGGGCAGCTGCGGGCGCTGGGCACCGGCGTGCTGACCCGCAAGCAGCCGCTGGTGCTGTCGCAGCAGGTCGAGTTCACCGTCCTCCTGGCGGAACTCAACGTCGCCGTCAGCGGCCTGCGGCGCAACGTCGACAAGACCGCGCAATACCACCCGGCGCTCAAGCCGTCGCTGCTCGCTTCGGTTGCCGACATCGGCGATGCGGCGGCGAAGGTCACGGCGCTGGTCAACCAGGACATTCTCTCCGGCACCTTTGCGACCGCGCCCGGCGACTACTTTGCGTTGACCACCGCCTCGCTCGAGAAGGCGTACAAGGAGATGTTCGAGACGGTGCTGCCGACACTTGAGCGTCTGCTGCAGGAGCGCATCGACCGTGCCGAAGGCAAGCTCGCACTGAGCATCACCGTGGCGGTCGTCATCCTGGTGCTCTATGCCTACGTCTCCGTCGCCCTCTACCTCGCGATCATCGGCAGCATCGACCGCCTGGCGGCGAACGCGCGGACGATCGCCACCGGCGATCTCGCCGTGCGGGTCGAACTCGGCACGCGGGATGAGCTGAAGCTCGTCGGCGACAGCCTCAACGACATGTTGTGTGCATTCCGTGGGCTGCTGCAGAACGTCCATGGTGGAGCCAGGGAGGTTCTCGATGCGACGAGGACGCTGTCGGCTTCGGCGGCGGACATCAAGGGCAGCAGCGGGCGGCAGAGCCAGGCTGCCGCGGCCATGGCGACCGCAATCGAGGCAATGCGCGCGCGCATCGAGCGCCTGTCGGCCGATTCCCGCGATGCCGACCGCATCGCCAGCCGGGCCGGCGAGCTGTCGGCTGAAGGGGGCCAGGTGGTCGGCGACGTGGTACGCGAGATCGAGCGCATTGCGGAAGTGGTCAAGCAGTCGGCGGCGATCGTCGGCGAACTCGGCAGCCGCTCCGAGCGCATCTCGGCGATCGTCAACGTGATCAAGGAGATCGCCGACCAAACCAACCTGCTGGCACTCAATGCGGCCATTGAGGCGGCGCGGGCAGGTGAGTCGGGGCGCGGCTTCGCCGTGGTCGCGGACGAGGTGCGCAAACTCGCCGAGCGCACGGCTCGCTCGACGCAGGAGATCTCGGAGATGATCACCGCCATCCAGAGTGGCACGCAGGACGCCGTCGCGAGCATGAAGCTGGGCGTCAGCCGGGTTGCCGAAGGGGTCACACTGGCGACACGGGCTGGCCAGTCGATCACCGAGATCGGTGGCAATGCGGCGCAGGTGGTGAGCAAGGTGGCCGGTATCTCGCAGGCCCTGCACGAGCAGAACGCGGCCAGCAGCGACATCGCGCGCAACGTCGACAGTGTTGCCCGCATGGCGGAAGCGAACAATGATGCGGTGGCCGGCAATGCCGCCACGGCGGCGCAGCTTGAACAGCTGTCGGCAAGTCTGGAGCACGAGGTGAGTCGCTTCCGCCTCGGCTGA